From a single Ignavibacteria bacterium genomic region:
- a CDS encoding DUF1015 domain-containing protein — protein MAVIRPFRALRPEKGVAEQVASVPYDVVSTDEARNLAEGNPLSFLRITRSELEFPNSQDPYASEIYAKAKENLESITASAPLIEEKDASFYLYRLTMDGRSQTGIAATFSVDDYDNDIILKHEKTRKVKEDDRTNHIITTGAQTGVVFLTYKGVQSVNSLVAEIIKSTAPLYDFTAPDGIRHEVWQIPLENNGNIVEEIRKVKNLYIADGHHRAASASRARAVAKENNPAHRGSEDYNYFIAVLFPAEELKILPYNRVVVDLNGNSVSDFFTKIQRNFEVVEHGAPSPAKKGEFSMYLDGKWYGLKLTGDHYANGVLKGANSVGDTLDVSILQNFLLEPVLGVDDPRTSKRIDFIGGIRGTAELEKLVDSGKFGVAFSLYPVTVEDLMKISDAGEVMPPKSTWFEPKLRDGLLTHLIEVE, from the coding sequence ATGGCGGTCATAAGACCATTCAGGGCATTGAGACCCGAAAAAGGAGTAGCCGAGCAGGTAGCAAGTGTCCCTTACGATGTGGTAAGCACTGACGAAGCAAGAAACCTGGCGGAAGGAAATCCACTCAGTTTTTTGAGAATTACACGGTCGGAACTTGAATTCCCGAATTCACAGGATCCGTATGCATCAGAGATATACGCAAAAGCAAAAGAGAATCTTGAATCAATAACTGCATCCGCCCCTCTGATTGAGGAGAAGGACGCTTCGTTTTATCTCTATCGCCTGACGATGGATGGAAGAAGCCAGACCGGAATTGCAGCTACATTTTCTGTTGATGACTACGACAACGACATCATCCTGAAACATGAGAAAACCCGCAAGGTTAAAGAAGACGACAGAACAAACCACATTATAACCACCGGTGCACAAACCGGAGTGGTTTTCCTTACTTATAAAGGTGTGCAAAGCGTCAATTCACTTGTGGCTGAGATCATCAAATCGACCGCACCGTTGTATGATTTTACCGCTCCCGATGGCATCCGTCATGAAGTGTGGCAGATACCTCTTGAAAACAACGGAAACATCGTTGAAGAGATAAGAAAAGTAAAAAATCTCTACATTGCCGACGGTCACCACAGAGCTGCTTCAGCTTCGAGGGCAAGAGCAGTGGCTAAAGAGAACAATCCGGCACACAGAGGTTCGGAAGATTACAACTACTTTATTGCCGTCCTTTTCCCTGCGGAAGAACTGAAAATACTCCCTTACAACCGCGTTGTAGTTGATTTGAACGGCAACTCCGTTTCAGATTTCTTTACTAAAATTCAGCGCAATTTTGAAGTGGTTGAGCACGGCGCCCCCTCACCTGCAAAAAAAGGTGAATTCAGCATGTACCTCGACGGAAAGTGGTACGGACTTAAACTCACCGGCGACCATTATGCCAATGGAGTGCTGAAGGGCGCAAATTCAGTTGGTGATACACTCGATGTAAGCATTCTGCAAAACTTCCTTCTCGAACCGGTGCTTGGGGTGGATGACCCGAGAACGAGCAAAAGGATCGATTTTATCGGTGGCATCCGCGGAACTGCAGAACTTGAAAAATTAGTGGACTCGGGTAAATTTGGTGTGGCTTTCTCACTCTACCCTGTAACCGTTGAAGATTTGATGAAAATCTCCGATGCAGGCGAAGTGATGCCCCCTAAATCAACCTGGTTCGAACCAAAATTGAGAGACGGACTCCTTACCCACCTCATCGAAGTGGAATAG
- a CDS encoding CHASE domain-containing protein, producing MTHSENSALLLQVKRSSFRTALIIALAGFLITTAIALYIKYSNSLSLNTRFHEAARDRVERITEKLRNDIDELNDIRKFFEASDNITQSEFTQYASSVIQNNHFWIISWADLLNPSELGKSVPKKYRKDSLVTSDEKKQSFFLIKTIEPYSRFLHFIDWDVSTDSFIKSSIDSSLADQSVYISEPPRTHFSDTTANFRLILTPVYKNKSGRNELDGVLVAVYPIDSIVRSLSVVEQPKGLSFTLFEGDTTGKMREIYHLPPRVGAEEVVDDSDLLYTSNFTIADKAFMVEVRPNDYFIRNNYAASLYSVLISGYLLTFFLSFFIYRYLTGKRFKKLVAGIAEEARKKNFSIITEFLNSSVDMMGMKTTRGTPVTFNKIFAEFATGQKLDKLPAAGDLNIIPELSEHLSTLDDRIQPDSEVVLYQFEFKGFVYDVRKFPVILDEDEYYIGFIIRDITTEINQLNEILGYSKKLEDNNRTKNKFFSIIAHDLRSPFQGILGFLEVILDEFEEIDDSEKKKLLTQIFASTQNIYDLLDNLLEWSRTQTDRIPCQPEKVLMTDVLDVITGLYGTAAEKKKIKIENKISEPVSVFADRNMVRTIFRNLVSNAIKFTPAGGKITLDSRFVPAAAHSLPHIVFSVSDTGVGIDAETIGKIFRLDEKTVTRGTENEKGTGLGLILCKEFVEKNGGEIWIESTPGKGSSFYFTLPVSED from the coding sequence ATGACGCATTCAGAGAATTCTGCATTATTGCTGCAAGTAAAGCGTTCGAGCTTTCGGACTGCGTTGATTATTGCCCTCGCCGGATTTCTGATCACCACGGCAATCGCCCTCTACATAAAATACTCCAACAGTTTAAGTCTTAACACCCGGTTCCATGAAGCAGCCCGTGACAGAGTGGAGAGAATTACTGAAAAACTGCGGAATGACATCGATGAGTTGAATGACATCAGGAAATTCTTTGAAGCAAGTGATAATATCACCCAGTCGGAATTTACTCAGTACGCCTCTTCTGTAATTCAGAATAATCACTTTTGGATCATTTCGTGGGCAGACCTTCTCAATCCAAGTGAACTCGGGAAGTCCGTTCCCAAAAAGTACCGGAAAGATTCTCTTGTCACCTCCGACGAAAAGAAACAGTCTTTTTTCCTTATAAAGACTATTGAGCCTTATTCCCGGTTTCTCCACTTTATCGACTGGGATGTGTCAACTGACAGTTTTATCAAAAGTTCAATAGACAGTTCCCTTGCCGATCAGTCAGTCTATATTTCTGAACCTCCCCGGACCCATTTCAGTGATACAACTGCCAATTTCAGGCTCATTCTTACACCCGTTTACAAAAATAAATCGGGCAGGAATGAACTCGATGGAGTACTCGTCGCTGTTTACCCTATAGATTCAATTGTCCGCTCTCTCTCAGTTGTTGAGCAACCGAAAGGATTAAGTTTCACTCTTTTTGAGGGGGATACAACCGGGAAAATGAGGGAAATCTACCATCTTCCCCCAAGGGTTGGAGCAGAGGAAGTGGTCGATGACTCTGACCTTCTCTACACTTCAAATTTCACAATCGCTGACAAGGCATTTATGGTCGAAGTCAGACCGAATGATTATTTTATAAGAAATAACTATGCAGCGAGTCTGTACAGTGTTTTAATTTCCGGGTATTTATTAACATTTTTCCTCAGCTTTTTTATCTATCGGTATTTGACAGGTAAACGGTTTAAGAAACTGGTGGCAGGGATTGCCGAGGAAGCCCGAAAGAAAAATTTTTCCATAATAACAGAGTTCCTGAACAGCTCAGTCGACATGATGGGGATGAAAACAACGAGGGGCACTCCTGTAACTTTCAATAAAATTTTTGCCGAATTTGCCACAGGTCAGAAATTGGACAAACTTCCGGCGGCAGGTGATCTGAATATTATTCCCGAATTGAGCGAACATTTGAGTACTCTTGATGACAGGATTCAACCCGACTCCGAAGTGGTGCTCTATCAATTTGAATTCAAAGGATTTGTATATGATGTACGGAAATTCCCCGTCATACTGGATGAGGACGAGTATTATATCGGTTTCATAATTCGGGACATAACCACGGAGATAAACCAGCTAAACGAGATTCTAGGTTATTCAAAAAAACTCGAAGACAACAACAGAACCAAAAATAAGTTCTTCTCAATCATTGCTCACGATCTTAGAAGTCCGTTTCAGGGGATACTCGGTTTTTTGGAAGTCATTCTGGATGAGTTTGAGGAGATCGATGATTCTGAGAAGAAGAAACTGCTCACACAGATTTTTGCCAGTACACAAAACATCTACGACCTGCTCGACAACCTGCTGGAATGGTCACGTACACAAACCGACCGCATCCCCTGCCAGCCGGAAAAAGTACTGATGACTGATGTATTGGATGTGATTACCGGATTGTACGGCACCGCTGCAGAGAAAAAGAAAATTAAAATAGAAAACAAAATTTCTGAACCTGTGTCGGTTTTTGCAGACAGAAACATGGTTCGCACCATTTTCCGTAATCTGGTTTCAAACGCGATAAAATTCACACCGGCCGGTGGAAAGATAACACTTGATTCCCGTTTCGTTCCCGCAGCAGCACATTCACTGCCTCATATCGTCTTTAGTGTCTCGGATACAGGTGTCGGTATCGACGCCGAGACAATCGGTAAGATTTTCAGGCTTGACGAAAAAACCGTAACCCGTGGTACCGAAAACGAAAAAGGAACAGGCCTGGGCCTGATCCTCTGCAAGGAATTCGTCGAGAAGAACGGGGGCGAAATCTGGATAGAAAGCACCCCCGGTAAAGGCAGTTCGTTCTATTTTACACTGCCTGTCAGCGAAGACTGA
- a CDS encoding MerR family transcriptional regulator, with product MDEIFTRDELAEKLGISKRILAEWEKEELVKHSGISDDGTELYSLYQLERCQHLKKLHDLGYGIEAIKKIIKKVGLPKMSVDSERYRLNVTFLTVGQLAEHVKVSPRTIKHWEDMGIIEPEMRSEGGYRLYAPNYIFICNLIKDLQLFGYSLEEIKKVADKFKVFLGLTQNLESRPFDEAEQQLEDLLAAVDGLFTKMEQFKEGIVRWEDILRKKRKEIVSLKQRNAKRVADSKGKTQ from the coding sequence TTGGATGAAATTTTTACCCGGGATGAACTTGCTGAAAAGCTCGGAATCTCGAAAAGAATTCTTGCAGAATGGGAAAAAGAGGAGCTCGTAAAGCATTCCGGAATATCGGACGACGGCACGGAGCTCTATTCCCTCTATCAACTTGAAAGATGCCAGCATCTTAAAAAATTGCATGATTTGGGTTATGGTATCGAAGCAATCAAAAAGATAATCAAGAAGGTTGGCCTTCCCAAAATGTCGGTTGACAGCGAGAGATACAGACTGAATGTCACTTTTTTAACCGTTGGTCAACTCGCTGAACATGTAAAGGTAAGCCCGAGAACAATAAAACACTGGGAAGACATGGGAATAATCGAACCCGAGATGCGAAGTGAGGGTGGATACCGGCTCTATGCTCCGAACTATATTTTTATCTGCAATCTCATCAAAGACCTTCAGTTGTTCGGTTATTCACTCGAGGAAATCAAAAAGGTCGCAGATAAATTCAAGGTCTTCCTCGGTCTGACTCAGAACCTTGAGTCGCGCCCCTTTGATGAGGCTGAGCAACAACTCGAAGACCTGCTTGCTGCGGTGGATGGCTTGTTCACAAAAATGGAGCAATTCAAAGAGGGTATTGTCAGATGGGAGGATATTCTTCGGAAAAAACGAAAGGAAATTGTCTCACTGAAACAACGAAATGCTAAAAGAGTCGCAGACTCAAAAGGAAAAACCCAATGA
- a CDS encoding response regulator transcription factor yields the protein MEKNEIKIAIVEDHRDFREGLVSFLGFSPGFRCVAAFPSVESALESPTGFEVVLLDINLPGKSGIEAIPLLKDLNPDLKIIMMTIFDDSENIFNAMQAGADGYLLKNTPPGRIISSIEEVVSGGAPMSPYIARKVVDFFKTGSPANNDYKLTQRENEILACLVDGTDSHTIANNLFISYETVRNHLRNIYGKLQVTSKAQAVAKALRENLVK from the coding sequence ATGGAAAAGAATGAAATAAAAATCGCCATAGTTGAAGACCACCGTGACTTCCGCGAAGGACTGGTGAGTTTTCTTGGTTTTTCACCCGGCTTTCGTTGTGTAGCCGCATTTCCCTCTGTCGAAAGTGCACTTGAATCGCCAACAGGGTTTGAAGTGGTTCTTCTGGATATCAACCTGCCAGGGAAATCGGGTATCGAGGCAATCCCGCTCCTGAAAGACCTCAATCCCGACCTGAAAATAATCATGATGACGATTTTCGACGATTCCGAAAACATATTTAATGCAATGCAGGCAGGAGCCGATGGATATCTTCTGAAAAACACCCCACCTGGCAGGATAATATCGTCAATAGAAGAAGTGGTATCAGGTGGTGCCCCGATGTCACCTTACATCGCACGGAAGGTTGTGGATTTCTTCAAAACAGGAAGTCCTGCAAACAATGATTATAAACTGACCCAAAGAGAGAATGAAATTCTTGCCTGTCTGGTCGACGGCACGGATTCTCATACAATAGCGAACAATCTTTTCATCAGTTACGAAACTGTGAGGAACCACCTCCGTAACATTTACGGCAAACTGCAAGTGACCTCCAAGGCTCAGGCAGTCGCAAAGGCATTGCGGGAAAACCTTGTAAAATGA
- a CDS encoding T9SS type A sorting domain-containing protein — protein MIKILFNITLLGFFITLTVSAQWTVVSSPVSDMRFVKVQFLDNSNGWIAAESKVLRTSDAGNTWSQANTNINDTRGFYAISTTTAWICGTFGKISKTTDGGTTWVAQTTGAPNLSSIDAIFFHDQNNGWAAGTDGLLLKTTNGGTNWQTVPTNVTSGFESIKFYNSNIGWIGGGSKFLRTTDGGSTWTQVNHFAEVRDIHFLDANTGFVSDTWGQDNLVHKTTDGGATWQATTTITTGPYYFHGVHFTDVNTGYVVGRTMFFLGNHGIYKTTDGGTTWTAQTTNPVPMFENFRSVVFTPNGTGWAVGDKSAIYKLSGTTSVEEENGIPVDFTLNQNFPNPFNPSTTFSFTLQSEGQTELLLYNMQGEKIATLISEYLTAGNHSRIVDFTKMGLSSGVYLYRLNHTGADGKNISASKKLTLLK, from the coding sequence ATGATAAAAATTCTGTTTAATATAACGCTGCTCGGCTTCTTTATTACCCTCACTGTTTCAGCCCAATGGACAGTGGTCTCTTCGCCCGTTTCTGATATGAGATTTGTGAAAGTGCAGTTCCTCGACAACTCAAATGGATGGATCGCTGCTGAATCAAAAGTGCTTCGTACCTCTGACGCAGGCAATACATGGAGTCAGGCAAACACCAATATTAACGATACCAGGGGATTTTATGCAATCTCCACCACTACCGCCTGGATTTGTGGTACATTTGGCAAAATAAGCAAAACAACTGACGGTGGGACTACATGGGTTGCCCAGACCACCGGGGCACCAAACCTCTCGAGCATTGACGCCATATTTTTCCATGATCAAAATAACGGTTGGGCTGCCGGAACTGACGGACTCTTGCTGAAGACCACCAACGGAGGAACGAACTGGCAGACAGTACCCACGAATGTAACTTCGGGTTTTGAATCCATTAAATTTTATAACAGCAATATCGGCTGGATTGGTGGTGGTTCCAAATTCTTAAGGACGACAGATGGTGGATCAACCTGGACACAGGTAAACCATTTTGCAGAGGTTCGCGACATCCATTTTCTTGATGCCAATACAGGATTTGTCTCGGATACCTGGGGACAGGACAATCTCGTTCATAAAACCACCGACGGGGGTGCAACCTGGCAGGCTACAACCACAATTACCACAGGCCCATACTATTTCCACGGTGTTCATTTCACCGATGTTAACACGGGTTATGTTGTCGGCAGGACAATGTTTTTTCTCGGTAATCATGGAATTTACAAGACAACAGATGGTGGCACAACATGGACTGCTCAGACAACAAACCCTGTACCGATGTTTGAAAACTTCCGATCGGTTGTGTTCACTCCAAACGGAACCGGCTGGGCAGTTGGCGATAAAAGCGCGATCTACAAATTATCGGGCACTACTTCGGTGGAGGAAGAAAACGGAATCCCGGTTGATTTTACTCTGAATCAGAACTTCCCCAATCCCTTCAATCCCTCGACTACCTTTTCATTTACCCTGCAGAGTGAGGGTCAAACCGAACTGTTGCTCTACAATATGCAGGGGGAAAAGATCGCCACACTCATCTCTGAGTACCTCACAGCAGGAAATCACTCCAGAATTGTCGATTTTACCAAAATGGGTCTCAGTTCCGGAGTTTATCTGTACAGACTGAACCATACGGGCGCTGACGGCAAAAACATTTCAGCTTCAAAAAAACTTACACTTCTAAAATAA
- the serC gene encoding 3-phosphoserine/phosphohydroxythreonine transaminase, whose protein sequence is MEKRIYNFSAGPAILPEPVIKKAQEDLFMLPGVGMSILEISHRSKTFDKILQSAKDGLKKLLDIPDNYDILFLQGGASLQFSMVPLNLMPPVNKADYIVTGAWSKKAVKEAKRVGVPNVVYTAEATNFDRVPTQDELKFDPEAAYVHYTSNNTIFGTQFDYVPEVGNIPLVCDMSSDILYKKIDVSKFALIYAGAQKNIGPSGVTLVIIRKDMLERCPDSLHTMLNYKTHTENDSMYNTPNTFGIYIIDLVAQYLLENGGLDAMYETNKKKAALLYDCFDNSNGFYKPHALPGSRSLMNVTFNLPTPELEKQLIADATAAGFDGLKGHRSVGGLRASIYNAFPLQGVVDLVAFLNDYKKKNS, encoded by the coding sequence ATGGAAAAAAGAATATATAACTTCAGTGCAGGTCCCGCAATTCTGCCCGAGCCTGTAATCAAAAAAGCCCAGGAAGACCTCTTTATGCTTCCGGGTGTTGGCATGTCCATTCTTGAGATCAGCCACAGATCAAAAACATTTGATAAAATACTGCAATCAGCAAAAGACGGATTGAAAAAACTGCTCGACATCCCCGACAACTACGACATTCTCTTCCTTCAGGGTGGTGCAAGCCTTCAGTTTTCGATGGTGCCTCTTAATCTGATGCCCCCTGTCAACAAAGCAGACTACATCGTAACAGGTGCATGGTCGAAAAAAGCAGTAAAAGAAGCCAAAAGGGTTGGTGTTCCCAATGTTGTTTATACAGCAGAAGCAACCAATTTCGACAGAGTCCCTACACAGGATGAACTGAAATTCGATCCCGAAGCTGCTTATGTCCACTACACATCGAACAACACGATTTTCGGTACGCAGTTTGATTATGTCCCTGAAGTCGGAAATATCCCTCTCGTTTGCGACATGTCATCCGACATTCTCTACAAAAAAATTGATGTAAGCAAATTCGCTCTCATATATGCGGGTGCCCAGAAGAACATCGGACCTTCAGGCGTTACTCTTGTAATTATCAGAAAAGACATGCTCGAGAGATGCCCCGATTCGCTTCACACGATGTTGAATTACAAGACCCATACAGAGAACGATTCAATGTATAACACTCCGAATACTTTCGGAATCTACATCATCGACCTCGTTGCTCAGTACCTCCTCGAAAACGGCGGACTTGATGCAATGTATGAAACCAACAAAAAGAAAGCAGCACTTCTTTACGATTGCTTCGACAACAGCAACGGTTTCTACAAACCACATGCTCTGCCCGGAAGCAGATCGTTAATGAATGTTACCTTCAATCTGCCGACTCCGGAGCTCGAGAAACAGCTCATCGCTGATGCAACTGCTGCAGGATTCGACGGACTTAAAGGTCACCGTTCGGTTGGTGGTTTAAGAGCCTCCATCTACAACGCATTCCCGCTTCAGGGAGTGGTTGATCTGGTCGCTTTCCTCAACGATTACAAGAAGAAAAACTCGTAA
- a CDS encoding YitT family protein has translation MEILKSKKKIILEYILIAFGAFVMALGISIFLIDAKVVPGGVSGLSMALYYFTNGALPVGVAIWILNVPLYIWGLKELGKSFGIRTFYGFTLNSFFIDLLRGDFPGVPFIRLQDTQTVKDLLQNDFLFLILIGSVLLGTGLGIIFKFGGTTAGSDIVAAILKKKYGIKPGTAIIMIDIFVILLAGFIIDQKGLSPEKPALSLTLYAIFLLFVSSQLIDFIIDGFDYAKAALIITDKHNEVGEAIMNELSRGATALKSRGLYRNVDREVIYTVVTNKELPILTEIVHKVDPTAFMIINNVHEILGDGFRRRI, from the coding sequence ATGGAAATACTTAAATCGAAGAAAAAAATAATCCTTGAATATATACTGATTGCTTTCGGTGCTTTTGTGATGGCACTCGGAATCAGCATCTTCCTTATTGATGCAAAGGTGGTGCCGGGTGGAGTCAGCGGACTTTCGATGGCGCTTTACTATTTTACGAACGGGGCATTGCCAGTTGGTGTGGCTATCTGGATATTGAATGTGCCGCTTTACATATGGGGACTGAAAGAACTTGGAAAATCGTTCGGAATCAGGACTTTTTATGGATTTACATTAAACTCATTCTTTATCGATCTGTTACGGGGCGATTTCCCCGGAGTCCCGTTTATCAGACTTCAGGATACCCAGACAGTGAAGGATCTGCTCCAAAACGACTTCCTCTTTCTGATTCTCATCGGTTCGGTTCTTCTTGGAACGGGGCTCGGGATAATCTTTAAGTTTGGAGGAACAACAGCGGGATCCGATATAGTGGCAGCAATTCTGAAAAAGAAATACGGAATCAAGCCGGGTACAGCCATCATAATGATCGACATTTTTGTGATACTTCTTGCGGGGTTTATCATCGATCAGAAGGGTCTCAGTCCCGAAAAACCGGCTCTTTCTCTCACACTTTATGCAATTTTTCTTCTGTTCGTTTCGTCACAGTTGATCGATTTTATCATCGACGGGTTTGATTATGCAAAAGCCGCTTTGATAATAACCGATAAACACAATGAAGTGGGTGAAGCGATTATGAATGAACTGAGCCGTGGTGCAACAGCTTTAAAGTCGAGGGGTCTCTACAGAAATGTGGATCGTGAGGTCATTTATACTGTTGTTACAAACAAAGAATTGCCGATTCTAACCGAAATTGTACACAAAGTTGATCCGACAGCATTTATGATTATCAATAATGTACATGAGATCCTTGGAGATGGCTTCAGGAGAAGAATTTAG
- the alaS gene encoding alanine--tRNA ligase — protein sequence MTSQEIRQQFLDFFASKQHRIVSGAPVVPYDDPTLLFANAGMNQFKDVFLGTGKREYTRAADTQKCIRVSGKHNDLEEVGHDTYHHTLFEMLGNWSFGDYYKKEAIAWAWELLTDVWKLPKERLYATVYRTDDEALEIWKTVTDINPSHILKFDEKDNFWEMGETGPCGPCSEIHINLSDNYEDASLVNAGSPECIEIWNLVFIQFNRDENGVLHELPAKHVDTGMGFERLVAVIQGKRSNYDSDVFQPLIKEIENISGASYASKDDIVPIRVIADHIRTLSFAIADGAVPSNEGRGYVLRRILRRAARYGRKINLNNPFLFKLVDTLAEQMGHQFPEIVENKEFVKKIIKSEEESFNKTLDRGINHFEEIATQLSKQGIKEIPGADAFKLYDTYGFPVDLTRVIASEQGFTVDEAGFEKHMAEQRERAREATKTKIGTVNIIAGGLDNFETISSDSTAFTGYESLSDIATVTGLKREGDAELIILDKTPFYVEAGGQIDDTGIIRIGENSLAVEDVLKNEGRVIHVVDNKSGVLVDTGMEVIAEVDRKRRWDIMRNHSATHFMHSALRKTLGSHVQQAGSYVGPDRLRFDFSHFGKVSKEELADIEAQVNEVLRENIPLTHHRNMPIEQAKGMGALMFFGDKYGDLVNVVQFGDKSIEFCGGTHVRNSSEIGIFKIISESSISSGVRRIEAVTGAGVERFINSQFEKIHEANDSIAKLLDEKRKLEKEIADFKLSLKKQQISKVVANPVSFEGINLYSAKIEAESNEELKQLGDDLRDHMKSGVGLLLSVFDGKVGLVCVVTDDLVKGKNLSAGKIVGDVARILGGGGGGRPQSATAGGKDIEKVDEALKEFRNITGKYLSN from the coding sequence ATGACATCTCAAGAGATCAGACAGCAGTTTTTAGACTTTTTCGCTTCAAAACAACACAGAATCGTTTCGGGCGCCCCCGTGGTTCCTTACGATGACCCGACACTTCTTTTCGCCAACGCCGGAATGAACCAGTTCAAGGATGTTTTTCTCGGAACGGGTAAAAGGGAATATACCCGAGCCGCCGACACGCAGAAGTGTATCCGCGTTTCGGGCAAACACAACGACCTCGAGGAAGTGGGGCACGACACCTATCACCATACTCTGTTTGAAATGCTGGGTAACTGGTCGTTTGGTGATTACTACAAAAAAGAAGCGATTGCATGGGCTTGGGAATTGCTGACCGATGTCTGGAAACTCCCGAAGGAAAGACTCTATGCAACAGTTTACAGAACTGATGATGAGGCTCTTGAGATTTGGAAAACCGTGACCGACATCAACCCTTCTCATATCCTGAAATTTGACGAAAAAGATAATTTCTGGGAGATGGGTGAAACCGGTCCGTGCGGTCCCTGTTCCGAAATCCACATAAACCTTAGTGACAACTACGAAGATGCCTCCCTGGTTAACGCCGGTTCACCGGAATGTATTGAAATCTGGAACCTCGTCTTCATTCAGTTTAACAGGGATGAAAACGGAGTATTGCACGAACTCCCCGCAAAACATGTGGATACAGGTATGGGTTTTGAAAGACTTGTAGCCGTGATTCAGGGAAAAAGATCAAACTACGACTCCGATGTTTTCCAGCCGCTGATTAAAGAGATCGAGAACATTTCAGGTGCAAGCTATGCATCCAAAGATGATATCGTCCCGATAAGAGTGATAGCTGACCATATCAGAACCCTCTCGTTTGCAATTGCCGACGGCGCTGTTCCGAGTAACGAGGGAAGAGGTTATGTACTAAGAAGAATCCTCAGAAGAGCCGCAAGATATGGAAGAAAAATTAATCTTAACAACCCTTTCCTTTTCAAGCTTGTGGATACTCTCGCAGAGCAGATGGGGCACCAGTTCCCCGAGATAGTTGAAAACAAGGAATTTGTGAAGAAAATCATCAAAAGTGAGGAAGAGAGCTTTAATAAAACCCTCGACAGGGGTATCAATCACTTTGAGGAAATCGCAACACAGCTTTCAAAACAAGGAATAAAAGAGATTCCCGGTGCAGATGCCTTCAAACTTTATGACACCTACGGCTTCCCTGTAGATCTTACCAGAGTAATCGCTTCGGAGCAGGGTTTTACCGTGGATGAAGCTGGTTTCGAGAAGCACATGGCAGAGCAGAGGGAAAGAGCCCGCGAAGCTACAAAAACCAAAATCGGCACTGTAAACATTATAGCAGGCGGACTCGACAATTTCGAGACCATCAGCAGCGACAGCACCGCATTTACAGGTTACGAATCGCTGTCAGACATCGCTACGGTCACCGGATTAAAAAGGGAAGGCGATGCCGAACTGATAATCCTCGACAAAACACCGTTTTATGTGGAAGCGGGCGGTCAGATTGACGACACAGGTATCATCCGCATCGGTGAGAACAGCCTCGCAGTGGAGGATGTCCTCAAAAATGAAGGGAGAGTGATACATGTTGTTGACAATAAATCGGGTGTTCTCGTTGATACAGGGATGGAAGTAATAGCCGAAGTTGACCGTAAAAGAAGATGGGATATTATGCGCAATCACTCTGCAACCCACTTCATGCACTCGGCTCTCAGGAAAACGCTCGGCTCACATGTCCAGCAAGCGGGTTCCTATGTGGGTCCCGACAGACTAAGGTTCGATTTCTCCCACTTTGGGAAGGTATCCAAAGAAGAGCTCGCCGACATCGAGGCACAGGTAAATGAAGTTTTGAGGGAGAACATCCCTCTGACACACCACAGAAACATGCCGATTGAGCAGGCAAAGGGAATGGGTGCACTCATGTTCTTTGGCGACAAATATGGCGATCTGGTGAATGTGGTTCAGTTTGGTGACAAATCAATCGAATTCTGCGGCGGAACTCATGTTCGGAATTCATCCGAAATTGGAATTTTCAAAATCATCTCCGAGTCCTCCATATCAAGCGGTGTAAGAAGAATCGAAGCTGTAACCGGTGCGGGAGTTGAACGGTTCATCAACTCGCAATTCGAGAAAATTCACGAGGCAAACGATTCGATCGCCAAACTTCTTGATGAGAAACGAAAACTTGAAAAAGAAATAGCTGATTTCAAACTCTCACTCAAGAAACAGCAGATTTCAAAAGTTGTTGCCAATCCTGTAAGTTTTGAGGGAATAAACCTTTACAGTGCGAAGATAGAAGCTGAGAGCAACGAGGAACTGAAGCAGCTCGGTGACGATCTGAGAGACCATATGAAATCGGGTGTCGGGCTACTCCTCTCGGTGTTCGATGGTAAAGTCGGACTCGTTTGTGTGGTTACCGATGACCTTGTGAAAGGTAAAAACCTCTCCGCCGGAAAGATTGTTGGTGATGTTGCACGGATACTCGGTGGTGGTGGAGGCGGCAGGCCTCAGTCAGCCACAGCAGGCGGCAAGGATATTGAAAAAGTAGATGAGGCTCTGAAAGAATTCAGGAACATCACCGGTAAATATCTGTCAAACTGA